Proteins encoded within one genomic window of Pseudomonadota bacterium:
- a CDS encoding IS630 family transposase, with amino-acid sequence KRKLMRYVRQYNKSPKTVKWKYFDPTRRIATESAVTGH; translated from the coding sequence AAGCGTAAGCTCATGCGCTACGTACGCCAGTACAACAAGTCGCCAAAGACCGTGAAGTGGAAGTACTTCGACCCAACGCGCCGAATCGCTACTGAATCAGCTGTTACAGGACACTAG